In Capsicum annuum cultivar UCD-10X-F1 chromosome 7, UCD10Xv1.1, whole genome shotgun sequence, one genomic interval encodes:
- the LOC107877805 gene encoding pentatricopeptide repeat-containing protein At1g71210, mitochondrial, whose translation MLLTIRQARQKTRTLFNRPPYAKSITDKNTLFFYLYYSTNTPPTTKPIPAYPYPFLTPLSSNALLAFQLQPKDVVLSFKEWFATRKNPIFDRIFEILRTQDDITADIALSRFNLRLSEALVLHVLNYEKNKDVLSCLKFFDWAGRQPGFHHTRSTFYAIFQILSKAKLMSLMVEFLDNYMKQRYFHKDHFYSTLVIGYAMAGKPELALQLFGRMRFQGVDLDAFAYHVLLNALAEDGFYDGFEMVLKQIKFRGFEGEITHAIFVKSLCQQMELDRAEEYLRGLLRNGGVGLSGIVVANLVDALCKNKQFTRAASLVQDFRESGLVPMEQAYGVWIKDLAQAGDLSEALEFLKGKKLADGYVPDVFRYNSLVYRLLRENRLEEVYDLLMDMKDQDIIPDDVTMNVTLCFFCKVGMADVALELYVSRAEFGLSVSSMTYNYLINTLLGDASVDEAYIVLKNAIQQGHFPGRRIFSIIADALCREGKLDRVKELVLASLDQNCMPSDSTFNKFISALCRASRVEDAFLVHGELSRLDKVTSKTTYFDLIDGFNKSSRGDIASRLLMEMQEKGYSPDRRLYREVICCLCQMDDPEKLFYSLLEVQLSRREPNCPVYNYFIDGAGHAGKPDLARGVYEMMKRNGITPDLHSDILMLQSYLKAGKIVDAFNFFRDLSNIRSLGRKLWNTMIVGLCKANKPENAWNMFWEMRSTHLKPSMECYEELVKLLCSRRDYYKAILLVEDLMQVGRRVSSFIGNLLLLHSLQTQSVFSAWMHSRDLHNTKDQSLVLGDLIKTFSGGSNLESDILQIEELIRQCFPLDVYTYNLLLRKLTISEMDLACDYFERFCNKGYEPNRWTYDILVRGFLQVGRFSEARRWMDEMLGKGYDLTEATKTFV comes from the coding sequence ATGTTGCTGACAATCAGACAGGCCAGGCAGAAAACTAGAACCCTCTTTAACCGTCCTCCATATGCCAAATCCATCACCGACAAGAATACCCTTTTTTTCTATCTATATTACTCCACCAATACTCCTCCTACCACAAAGCCAATCCCTGCATATCCATATCCCTTCTTAACTCCACTTTCTTCTAATGCTTTATTAGCTTTCCAATTGCAGCCCAAAGATGTCGTTTTATCATTTAAAGAGTGGTTTGCGACCAGAAAAAACCCCATTTTTGATCGGATCTTTGAGATATTACGCACCCAAGATGATATTACAGCTGATATTGCATTGTCTCGATTCAACCTTAGACTCTCCGAGGCGTTGGTTCTTCACGTGTTGAATTATGAGAAGAACAAGGATGTTTTGTCGTGTTTGAAATTTTTCGATTGGGCGGGTCGACAACCGGGTTTTCATCATACTCGTTCTACTTTTTATGCCATTTTCCAGATTTTATCGAAAGCTAAGTTGATGTCATTGATGGTTGAGTTCTTGGATAATTATATGAAGCAAAGGTATTTCCATAAAGATCATTTTTACAGTACTCTGGTAATTGGGTATGCGATGGCAGGCAAGCCCGAGCTTGCACTCCAACTGTTTGGTAGAATGCGGTTTCAGGGTGTCGATTTGGATGCATTTGCTTATCATGTTTTACTTAATGCTTTGGCGGAGGATGGTTTCTATGATGGTTTTGAGATGGTTTTGAAGCAGATTAAATTTAGAGGGTTCGAGGGTGAGATAACACATGCGATATTTGTTAAGAGTCTTTGCCAGCAAATGGAGCTCGATAGAGCTGAGGAGTATCTTAGAGGGTTGTTGAGAAATGGAGGGGTAGGATTGAGTGGGATTGTGGTGGCTAATCTTGTTGATGCTTTATGTAAAAATAAGCAGTTCACAAGAGCTGCAAGTTTGGTGCAGGATTTTAGAGAGTCTGGTTTGGTTCCAATGGAACAGGCATATGGTGTGTGGATTAAGGATCTTGCCCAGGCTGGGGATCTAAGTGAGGCACTTGAATTTTTGAAAGGCAAGAAACTGGCTGATGGGTATGTTCCTGATGTTTTTCGCTATAACAGCTTAGTGTATCGGCTTTTAAGAGAAAACAGGCTAGAGGAGGTTTATGACTTGTTAATGGACATGAAGGATCAAGATATAATACCTGATGATGTTACCATGAATGTAACTTTGTGCTTCTTCTGTAAGGTGGGGATGGCAGATGTTGCCCTGGAGTTGTATGTTTCGAGAGCAGAATTTGGCCTCTCTGTAAGTAGTATGACCTATAACTATCTTATAAATACTCTATTAGGTGATGCAAGTGTTGATGAAGCGTATATCGTGTTGAAGAATGCCATTCAACAGGGTCATTTCCCTGGCAGGAGGATATTTTCAATTATTGCTGATGCTCTTTGCCGAGAAGGGAAGCTTGATAGAGTGAAAGAGTTAGTTCTTGCTTCTCTAGACCAGAATTGCATGCCCAGTGACTCAACCTTTAACAAGTTCATATCAGCCTTATGTAGGGCCAGCAGGGTGGAAGATGCATTCTTGGTACATGGAGAGCTCAGCAGATTGGACAAGGTTACTAGCAAGACTACTTATTTTGACTTGATTGATGGCTTTAACAAGTCAAGTAGGGGAGATATTGCATCGAGATTGTTAATGGAAATGCAAGAAAAAGGTTATAGTCCAGACCGGCGATTATACAGGGAGGTTATTTGCTGTTTATGTCAAATGGATGATCCAGAAAAGTTATTTTACAGTTTATTAGAGGTTCAGTTGTCTCGGCGAGAACCTAATTGCCCTGTTTATAATTACTTCATTGATGGAGCTGGTCATGCTGGAAAACCTGACCTGGCCAGAGGTGTATATGAAATGATGAAGAGGAATGGTATCACACCAGATTTGCATTCTGACATTTTAATGTTGCAAAGTtacttaaaagctggaaaaattgTTGATGCTTTTAATTTCTTCCGTGACTTGTCCAATATAAGAAGTCTAGGAAGAAAACTTTGGAACACCATGATTGTTGGGCTTTGTAAAGCTAACAAGCCCGAAAATGCATGGAACATGTTCTGGGAGATGAGGTCAACTCATTTGAAGCCAAGTATGGAATGTTACGAGGAACTTGTTAAATTGCTTTGCTCACGGAGAGATTATTATAAGGCTATTCTTCTGGTCGAAGACTTGATGCAAGTTGGTCGTCGAGTTTCATCCTTCATTGGCAATTTACTTTTGTTACACTCGTTACAAACTCAAAGCGTCTTTAGTGCTTGGATGCACTCAAGAGACTTGCATAATACGAAGGATCAAAGCTTAGTGCTAGGTGATTTGATCAAGACTTTCTCTGGTGGTAGTAATCTGGAGAGTGATATTTTGCAAATTGAAGAACTGATTCGGCAATGTTTTCCTCTTGATGTTTACACTTACAATTTGCTGTTGAGAAAACTAACCATAAGTGAAATGGATCTTGCTTGCGATTATTTTGAGAGATTCTGCAATAAAGGGTATGAGCCAAATCGATGGACTTATGATATATTAGTTCGCGGTTTCCTACAAGTTGGCCGGTTTTCTGAGGCTAGAAGATGGATGGATGAAATGTTAGGTAAAGGTTATGATCTGACTGAAGCTACGAAGACATTTGTTTAA